The following are from one region of the Dreissena polymorpha isolate Duluth1 chromosome 2, UMN_Dpol_1.0, whole genome shotgun sequence genome:
- the LOC127869240 gene encoding uncharacterized protein LOC127869240, producing MDKLIVLIAVVVCVAVCNARVLHAERDLYDPYEALAERDLYDLYEDILGLSYPGDCKSKTLRKYAQQCGLKVTAGGSHYVVKDPLTNTQITVIPHKVKANGTCRSIINVLNGRCGDMYYDSNAAYDSNAAYDSNAAYDSDAAYDSNAAFDSNAAYDSYNGKEY from the exons ATGGACAAACTAATAGTTCTGATCGCTGTTGTTGTCTGTGTGGCAGTCTGCAATGCCAGAG TTTTGCACGCGGAGAGGGACCTCTATGACCCTTACGAGGCCCTCGCGGAGAGGGACCTGTACGACCTTTACGAAGACATTTTGGGGCTGAGTTACCCTGGCGACTGTAAAAGCAAGACCCTGCGTAAATACGCCCAGCAATGTGGGCTGAAAGTCACGGCTGGCGGTAGTCACTACGTCGTCAAG GACCCACTGACTAACACGCAAATCACGGTCATCCCCCATAAGGTGAAGGCTAACGGAACCTGCCGAAGCATTATTAACGTTCTGAACGGTCGCTGTGGAGACATGTACTACGACTCCAATGCTGCCTACGACTCCAATGCTGCCTACGACTCCAATGCTGCCTATGACTCCGATGCTGCCTACGACTCCAATGCTGCCTTCGACTCCAATGCTGCCTACGACTCCTACAACGGGAAGGAATATTAA